The proteins below come from a single bacterium genomic window:
- a CDS encoding macro domain-containing protein: protein MERIFGSTGVNLLQADITTLEVDAIVNPANSALVLGGGVAGAIRRAGGDSIQRECDALGGTPVGTAVITGGGNLKARYVIHAVGPRWGEGEEDRKLAAATRSALELADSRGLVSIALPAISTGIFGFPLERAARLMLRTTADYLSTQGGHSLRAVTFCLFDSAALETFATALDELTV, encoded by the coding sequence ATGGAGCGCATCTTCGGTTCGACCGGGGTGAACCTTCTGCAGGCGGATATCACCACCCTGGAGGTGGACGCGATCGTGAACCCGGCCAACAGCGCGCTCGTGCTGGGCGGCGGCGTGGCCGGGGCGATCCGCCGCGCCGGGGGAGACAGCATCCAGCGCGAGTGCGACGCCCTGGGCGGAACGCCCGTGGGCACCGCGGTGATTACCGGCGGGGGGAATCTCAAGGCCCGCTACGTGATCCACGCCGTGGGTCCGCGCTGGGGCGAGGGCGAGGAGGACCGCAAGCTGGCCGCGGCCACCCGCAGCGCCCTGGAGCTCGCCGACAGCCGGGGCTTGGTCTCCATTGCCCTGCCCGCCATCTCAACCGGCATCTTCGGCTTTCCGCTGGAGCGGGCGGCGCGCCTGATGCTCCGCACCACTGCGGACTACCTGTCCACGCAGGGGGGGCATTCGCTGAGGGCGGTCACGTTCTGCCTTTTCGACAGCGCGGCGCTGGAAACCTTTGCCACGGCGCTGGATGAGCTGACAGTTTGA
- a CDS encoding response regulator transcription factor, whose product MHRLMLLAPAGEDELAGRLAAELTELDNEVTRPEAGGGPGLDGIELVDLFVLAGRKPEALEKLARMLDADRVLTEVPVLLVTDERTLERLDYCRLVDEILLVPYRSPELAARLRLLMWRFHKVDPTQEVRAGALVLNLSTYEVTESGQPVDLTFKEYELLRYLATHKGRVCTRRHLLARVWGEDYYGGPRTVDVHIRRIRSKIEATGKSYIQTVRSVGYRFVG is encoded by the coding sequence ATGCACAGACTGATGCTGCTGGCCCCAGCCGGCGAGGATGAGCTGGCCGGCCGTCTGGCCGCCGAGCTGACAGAGCTGGACAACGAGGTCACCCGGCCCGAGGCCGGGGGCGGCCCCGGCCTGGACGGCATCGAGCTGGTGGATCTGTTCGTGCTGGCCGGACGCAAGCCCGAGGCGCTCGAAAAGCTGGCGCGCATGCTGGATGCCGACCGGGTGCTGACCGAGGTGCCGGTGCTGCTGGTCACGGATGAGCGCACGCTGGAGCGCCTGGACTACTGCCGCCTGGTGGATGAAATACTCCTGGTTCCCTACCGCAGCCCCGAGCTTGCCGCCCGCCTGCGCCTTCTGATGTGGCGTTTCCACAAGGTCGATCCCACCCAGGAGGTGCGCGCCGGGGCCCTGGTGCTGAACCTCTCCACCTACGAGGTCACCGAGAGCGGCCAGCCCGTGGACCTCACTTTCAAGGAATACGAGCTGTTGCGCTACCTGGCCACGCACAAGGGCCGGGTCTGCACCCGCCGTCACCTTCTGGCCCGGGTCTGGGGCGAGGACTATTACGGCGGCCCGCGCACGGTGGATGTCCACATCAGACGTATCCGCTCGAAGATAGAAGCCACGGGCAAATCCTACATCCAGACCGTCCGCTCGGTGGGCTACCGTTTTGTCGGCTGA
- the glnA gene encoding type I glutamate--ammonia ligase, translating into MGPKEVLELIKKENVKVVDLRFMDFPGMWQHFSVPVSELDEKVFEEGLGFDGSSIRGWQAINESDMLVKPEADTAFIDPFMEVKTINLICNICDPVTGEDYTRDPRNIGKKAERYMQSLGLADTAFFGPEAEFFIFDDIRFDANSHSAYYYLDSVEGIWNSGREESPNLGYKPRHKEGYFPVPPTDSQQDLRSEMMMTMIASGMDIECQHHEVATAGQAEIDMRFAPLVKQADHLMRFKYIIKNVARKHNKTVTFMPKPMYGDNGSGMHVHTSLWKGGKPLFAGDGYAGMSEMAMYAIGGVLKHAASLLAITNPTTNSYKRLVPGYEAPVNLAYSSRNRSASVRIPMYSQSPKAKRFEFRCPDPSCNPYLAFSAILMAVLDGIQNKIDPGDPMDKNIYDLPPEELAKIPTTPGSLEEALKALEKDHDYLLKGSVFTEDVIETWIDYKMKNEVKAMALRPHPYEFFLYYDI; encoded by the coding sequence GTGGGACCGAAAGAGGTTCTTGAGCTCATCAAGAAAGAGAACGTCAAGGTCGTCGATCTGCGCTTCATGGATTTCCCCGGAATGTGGCAGCATTTCTCGGTTCCGGTGAGCGAGCTGGATGAGAAGGTGTTCGAGGAGGGGCTGGGTTTCGACGGGTCCTCGATCCGCGGCTGGCAGGCGATCAACGAGAGCGACATGCTGGTCAAGCCCGAGGCCGACACCGCTTTCATCGATCCGTTCATGGAAGTGAAGACGATCAACCTGATCTGCAACATCTGCGATCCGGTGACCGGCGAGGACTACACCCGTGACCCGCGTAACATCGGCAAGAAAGCCGAGCGCTACATGCAGTCGCTGGGGCTGGCCGACACGGCGTTTTTCGGGCCGGAAGCCGAGTTCTTCATCTTCGACGACATCCGTTTCGACGCCAACAGCCACAGCGCCTACTACTACCTGGATTCGGTCGAGGGCATCTGGAACAGCGGCCGCGAGGAGAGCCCGAACCTGGGTTACAAGCCCCGCCACAAAGAGGGCTATTTCCCGGTCCCGCCCACCGATTCGCAGCAGGACCTGCGTTCCGAGATGATGATGACCATGATCGCCTCCGGCATGGACATCGAGTGCCAGCATCATGAGGTCGCCACCGCCGGCCAGGCCGAGATCGACATGCGTTTCGCCCCGCTGGTCAAGCAGGCCGACCACCTGATGCGCTTCAAGTACATCATCAAGAACGTGGCCCGCAAGCACAACAAGACCGTCACTTTCATGCCCAAGCCCATGTACGGTGACAATGGCTCCGGCATGCATGTGCACACCTCGCTGTGGAAGGGCGGCAAGCCCCTGTTCGCCGGCGACGGGTACGCGGGCATGAGCGAGATGGCGATGTACGCCATCGGCGGAGTGCTGAAGCACGCCGCCAGCCTGCTGGCGATCACCAACCCGACCACCAACAGCTACAAGCGTCTGGTGCCGGGCTACGAGGCCCCGGTCAACCTGGCCTACTCCAGCCGTAACCGCAGCGCCTCGGTCCGTATCCCGATGTACAGCCAGTCGCCCAAGGCCAAGCGCTTCGAGTTCCGTTGCCCGGACCCGAGCTGCAACCCGTACCTGGCCTTCTCGGCCATCCTGATGGCCGTGCTGGACGGTATCCAGAACAAGATCGACCCGGGCGACCCGATGGACAAGAACATCTACGACCTGCCGCCCGAGGAGCTGGCCAAGATCCCGACCACTCCGGGCTCGCTGGAAGAGGCCCTGAAGGCCCTGGAGAAGGATCACGACTACCTGCTCAAGGGCAGCGTGTTCACCGAGGACGTAATCGAGACCTGGATCGACTACAAGATGAAGAACGAGGTGAAGGCCATGGCCCTGCGGCCCCATCCGTACGAGTTCTTCCTGTATTACGATATCTGA
- a CDS encoding sugar phosphate isomerase/epimerase produces MSGKAAHGRAAEIIDEVFGGRRLVYSTTSFIKKPLIEALERIAAGGFRNVEVWGNNMHLDPRNPDIVIEEVELCRRRLGLEVVSVHAPFTVGEFGDPPAERMRAWEALVKESMDQAEYLGAHHLVVHPFTAGRDSSDREYREMVERTQESLLRLADLAAEREFVLGLENMPAHRNRRYGREVRELYDFIAASGRSSLRLCIDTGHVIFNNSDAVAELEACSDRVSSVHLNDNVANIHLDLHLVPGTGGLDMARLAEALRAPAFSGMIVLELDGRGRPSSIFEEACAFARRYFLGGGAQAEDSTSGKPASGGTEHA; encoded by the coding sequence TTGTCAGGGAAAGCTGCACACGGGCGGGCCGCAGAGATTATCGATGAGGTGTTCGGCGGGCGGCGGCTGGTCTATTCCACGACCAGCTTCATCAAGAAGCCGCTGATCGAGGCGCTGGAGCGTATCGCCGCGGGCGGGTTCCGCAACGTGGAGGTCTGGGGCAACAACATGCACCTGGACCCGCGCAACCCGGACATCGTGATCGAAGAGGTGGAGCTCTGCCGGCGGCGGCTGGGCCTGGAGGTGGTCTCGGTGCACGCCCCGTTCACGGTGGGCGAGTTCGGCGACCCGCCGGCCGAGCGCATGCGCGCCTGGGAGGCCCTGGTCAAGGAATCGATGGACCAGGCCGAGTATCTGGGCGCGCACCATCTGGTGGTGCACCCGTTCACAGCCGGCCGGGACAGTTCGGACCGTGAGTACCGCGAGATGGTGGAGCGCACCCAGGAAAGCCTGCTGCGCCTGGCCGACCTGGCCGCCGAGCGCGAGTTCGTCCTGGGCCTGGAGAACATGCCGGCCCACCGCAACCGCCGCTACGGCCGGGAGGTGCGCGAGCTGTACGATTTCATCGCCGCCTCGGGACGAAGCAGTCTGAGATTGTGTATCGACACCGGCCACGTGATATTCAACAACAGCGATGCCGTGGCCGAGCTGGAGGCCTGCAGCGACCGGGTCAGCTCGGTCCACCTGAACGACAATGTCGCCAACATCCATCTCGACCTGCACCTGGTGCCCGGCACGGGCGGCCTCGACATGGCCCGCCTGGCCGAGGCGCTGCGCGCTCCGGCTTTCAGCGGGATGATCGTGCTGGAGCTGGACGGGCGGGGTCGGCCGAGCAGCATTTTCGAGGAGGCCTGCGCTTTCGCCCGGCGCTATTTCCTGGGCGGGGGCGCTCAGGCGGAGGATTCAACCAGCGGCAAGCCCGCATCCGGGGGAACAGAACATGCATGA